Proteins encoded in a region of the Chelonoidis abingdonii isolate Lonesome George chromosome 2, CheloAbing_2.0, whole genome shotgun sequence genome:
- the CLEC3B gene encoding tetranectin, giving the protein MEFRGACLLLCLFCLVQVTVQQASTFRQKPTSSKKDGVSLKMIEDLKAQIDNISQEVALLKEKQALQTVCLKGTKIHLKCFLAFSDTKTYHEASEDCISQGGTLSTPQNGDENDALYEYMRKSIGSEADVWLGINDLAAEDKWVDMTGSSIRYRNWETEITTQPDGGKLENCAALSGVAIGKWFDMKCKDKLPYVCQFMIV; this is encoded by the exons atggagTTTCGAGGCGCCTGCTTGCTTCTGTGCCTCTTTTGCCTTGTGCAGGTTACAGTCCAGCAAGCTTCCACATTCAGGCAAAAGCCAACGAGCTCCAAGAAAG ATGGTGTGAGCCTCAAAATGATTGAAGATCTTAAGGCTCAGATTGACAACATCTCTCAGGAGGTGGCTTTACTGAAAGAAAAGCAAGCACTTCAGACAG TGTGTTTGAAGGGCACTAAAATTCACCTCAAGTGCTTCCTTGCGTTTTCTGACACCAAGACCTATCACGAGGCCAGCGAAGACTGCATCTCTCAGGGCGGCACCCTCAGCACCCCCCAGAACGGGGATGAAAACGACGCGCTCTACGAGTACATGAGGAAGAGCATTGGGTCAGAAGCAGATGTCTGGCTCGGCATCAATGACCTGGCAGCTGAGGACAAATGGGTGGACATGACAGGCAGCAGCATCCGCTACCGGAACTGGGAGACTGAGATCACCACCCAGCCGGATGGCGGCAAACTGGAGAACTGTGCAGCCTTGTCGGGGGTTGCCATTGGCAAGTGGTTTGACATGAAATGCAAGGATAAATTGCCGTATGTGTGTCAGTTCATGATTGTGTAA